Below is a genomic region from Scomber scombrus chromosome 3, fScoSco1.1, whole genome shotgun sequence.
TGGTGGAAAGGTGGAGATTTGGAGAAGGAACCACAGGAGTACAGGATGGCGGTTCATCTCTTCGGAGCCGCATCATCTCCAGGATGTGCCAACTTTGGTTTGAAACATCTGGCACGGCAGCACAAAGCTACCTATCCACTGGCATCAACATTTGTGGAGAAAAACTTTTATGTTGATGACGGGCTAGTCAGCGTCCCATCAGTTGAGGAAGCCAAGAAACTGATCACTGAGTCACAGGAGTTGTGTAAAAGAGGAGGCCTACGTCTTCATAAATTCAACTCAAATGAGGAAGCAGCCCTCGCCTGCTTAGATCCCTCAGACAGAGCAGCAACCATCGAACCTCTGGGACTGGATCCAACGGCATCAGAGCGTGCACTCGGCATTCAATGGTCAATTAAAACTGACACTTTCAGCTTTAATATCAGCTTGAAAGACCAGCCTTCAACCCGGCGTGGTTGCCTGTCTGTCATTGCCTCTCTTTATGACCCACTTGGATTCATCGCTCCATTCAGCCTAACTGGAAAGCTTATCCTTCAAGAGCTGTGTCACAGAGGCATCAGATGGGATGATCTACTCCCAGAAGATATGAGGCCACGGTGGGAGGAGTGGATAAATGGTCTTCACAAGTTGAAAGAGGTTTCAATTCCGAGATGTTACCACCCATATGACTTCCATAACATTGTCAGAGTAGAGTTGCACCATTTTTCAGACGCCAGCTGCGTGGGATACGGTGCATGTTCTTACCTCAGGTACAAAAATGACAAGGATGAGGTCCATTGCAGTCTCGTGATGGCAAAAGCAAGGGTTGCACCTTCAAAGGTCACAAGTAGACTAGAACTTGCAGCAGCCCTGGTTTCTACAAAAGTCAGTGTCATGTTAAAAGGTGAACTTGACATAAAGATTGACGAGGTTTTCTGGACAGATTCACAAGTTGTGCTTGGGTACATTAGCAATGATGCCCGTAGGTTCCACATATTTGTTGCAAACCGTGTTCAGCTGATAAGGGATAACTGATCCCAGTCAGTGGCACTATGTGGACACCGCAGAAAACCCGGCCGATCACACATCCCGAGGTCTTCATGCTTCAGACATTCATTCAACAAACTGGCTGCGAGGACCGAAGTTTATCTGGGAGAGTGAATTACATCTAACTACCAATGCTCCAACAGAATTACTTGTTGGTGATCCTGAAGTCAAGACAATTCAGGTGCTTGCAACCGAAGCTAAAAACTGCAATGACATCCTCAGGCGTCTGAGTCAGTTTTCTTCCTGGACAACGGAAGAAGCAGTGCGAATTCAATGCCCCCTCTGACAGTCACGAAGGCGGTGTCTGGGAACGCCAGATCAGAACCGTTAGAAATGTGCTGAACGCCACCTTTGCACAGTGCCCGGGTCGACTTGACGACGCCTCCCTCAGAACACTGCTATATGAGGCCATGCCTATTGTTAACAGCCGCCCATTAACAGTGGATGGAATCAATGATCCTCAGGCACTGGAGCCTATCACACCGAATCACCTCATTATGATGAAATCTAAAGTTGCTCTTCCTCCCCCTGGAGTATTTGTCAAGGAGGACCTGTATGCGACAAAGAGGTGGAGAAGAGTTCAGTATCTTATTGAACAGTTCTGGAGCCGCTGGAAAAAAGAGTATCTGCTGAACATATCCATGAGACAGAAATGGCACTTACCTCAGCGCAACCTCAAAGTGAATGACATTGTCATTATTAAAGACGACAACCTCCCAACAAATCAGTGGCAACTTGGACGAGTGATTGAGACTGTTCAAAGTAGCGATGGCTTAGTTCGTCGAGTTAAAGTGCAAGTTGGGGAGCGGAGACCTCATAAAAAACAAGATCCTCCTTCCAAGCCCTCAGTTATTGAGAGACCAATCAAAAAATTGGTGCTCCTCCTTGAGAACTGATTAGAACAAAGCGATTGACAAGACTGCACACTGTTTTATTATGTATGATGCTATAGTTACACCTCTGATTGCTCAACTTGAGGTTATTCTTTTCTTAGAGTCAAGAAATCCTGTACAATTCATTTACTCTTTGTATATTTGTTCATTCATTGTGCTAGGATTTGGTGGGAGTGTAAATGTCTGATAAATTTCATTAATATTCTCCTACAcagtattgtttttatgtgttaacAAGACATTGTAAGCCTACAGTGCCACCTTGTGGTCTGTTCCGCTTTTATTTGAAGAGCgcagttttcttcttctgaggTTTTGGTGATGTTACATTTCCTGCTACACTCTCAATGTTGTGCTCGGGCATCGTCGGAGCAACGGTAAACACTTGTAAACACATTAGTTATTTATCATGTTGATCTGTTTGAATCCTGTAAGGAAATAGtttacattgtgatttaccttattatttttgtattgttcGTACCTGTTATTTCTAAGAGCTCCGaactgtgaggtgtgtgtgtcgAGCTAGAGAGCATGCTAGCTGAAGGCGGAAACTCTTTAATTAGCGCCCTTGGAGAGCGGAATGAGGTATGAAAAATGTGgagtgtgtattattattagataGGATATTGTTTAAGAAAGAAGAATGTCATTACTTGTTTATTAGTTAATTGCATATGTAAGGATAAAAGCAATATATTCTTTCTGTGAACAATtacaatatattgtatttcatttaaaagaagcatGTGATATACTTGTCATAATAgcttaaaaacatttcatttcatattttatcgGTATTAGTTGGTTACAATTATTTGTATTGGGTGTAAACATGATTAATATGTGAACATGATTTATGTGTGAATTATTTGTGAAACTACAGAgaagcattttgtattttttctgttttattctgtaGTTTTCACGGTGCATGGTGCATGGTGCTCgttgagagaaagaaaataaatcgaCACCCGTTTGAAACTCTCTGCGTCTTGATCTATGAATCCAAGGGGCCGCTACAAATacttttatgtatgttttgcaactaatacttttgtacttttactttagtaaGATTTTGAATGACTTTTACctgtaatgaagtatttttataCTGCAGTATTACTACTTTCCAATACTTGCTAGACCTCAATGTTTCCCCCAACACTCCACCACTCGCCATCATCAACTTCATCCCCCAGTTTATCAGATTGAGATTAAGTGAAGtaatttgagtcattttcagAATTGACAAATATCTGTCCAGAGCCACAGATAACTGTTAACAACTGTCATCACATGTTGAATACTACTTCTGATTACCAGTAAAAATAAGAGTATAAATGAGTGAAATTTACCAGGAGGAGAAACACTGCTTGGTGCTGATCACCCATCTGGGGTTAACCAGGGATCCTCCACAGAAATGGTTTCCTTTCCTGCACACAAGAGATAAGAGGTCATACGAAGCACAACAGAGTGTATTTTGAGTCTAAATCTCTCAGACTAACCTGTCTCTGAGGCTCACTGTCCATGGCGAGTTCCCAGGTACCCCATTCACGATACGTAAACGAGACCTCTGGGCGCGGTCGTCCCTCTTCCCACACTCACTAAACTCCACCTTCTCTGTGTTCGTAGAAATGGGAAAATATTATCgtaaaaacatacacagaggCTTAATGTCACCttggaaatatttctttatattcatTCAGAAACTAACCTTCTGGTTCAGTCATGGACACTTTCTCTCCAGCTGTTTGAAAACACCAAGAAACAGATGAATCGTTAAATTGTCAGACAAGAGCAGCTGTAGATTAATTGTTGCCAGTtcatttaaactattttgaaacaaagaaagcagagttGTGTACCACACTGTTTGATGGCGCAGTAGTCAAACTCAGTTTTAGGGTCAGTGGTGTAGCACCAGGGTCCGTGCTGGTCCCCATCTGGGTTTCGACAATAGTTCTCTGTCAGATTGGCCTCAGGATGTGTCCTCTGGTTTattctagaaaaaaaacacactgacttTTAAAAACGAAGGCATTACAAGGCTTACATAAACACTGATATCTCTTTATAACTCTTAAATGTCAATCATACCTGGTGCGGTGAGGTGTGTTAACGTTCCATTTCTGGCAGGTGATGCCTTTACGTGTTTTGCGAACCATGCCTCGGTAGTTTCTTCCATTTTCGTGGTAGcaatctaaataaaaaaagggtaATGGTAACATTATTCTTTGATAAAGTATATCAAAATTTGACCACTTTATggctaaagaaataaattagTAAAGGATTCTCCCTCATTCTTCCTTCATGTTGGGActgcaggtaaaaaaaacaattgtggTGCAGTTACAGTTTATTAATGTGCACTAATCCTGTTAAATACACCAAtagaaaaactgtaaattaatAGTTTATAAGAGCAGatcactgaataaataaagtgtgataAATCCAAATGATCAAATGAAAATTCTTGGTGCCCAGTTAAACTTTTCTGGGGGTTGTGTGTGGCTGTGGGCTTGCATTTCAGGGGACTACTTAGTATTTCTCTCCTCATGTGAATATTCATACAATCCAATCTGTCTTTATCCACAAACACTGACAGTAACCTTTTCACTAATATAATCTTTTTGCTGTGATTTGAGTCACCCTCAGCTTCGATGTCATCTGCACAGCGTTTGATCTGTAAGCAGAGAGCGGTCCTCATCTCTGGCACAGATGTGAAGCACCAGGGAGCCTCCGATCCATCTGGGTTACGACAGTAGTTCTCCTCTAAACCCCTGCATGAAGCGTAATACACAGTCAGCTTAAACAATGTCCACAGGCTCATCATTAATGCTTTAAATGACTTGCTACACACATACTTTATGTGCTTCGGCCTTTTAATTTACAGACACATTCTAAAAAGCGATGATTGAAAAGCTTGTAATTGATTATGGCGTGATGAGCGATCACTGCGtcaaaaataagtttaatatTCATTTCACATGTGTATTGCCACTCAGGCTGCGCCCCACTTTTTAGTGCAGTGTTGCTGACCATTTATCATTCTGTCAACTGTCAGCAGAGAAATAAGAAATTTCACTGCATTGACATCTCAACATTAATATTCACGTGTGAAGCAAATAGAGAACTTTCAAACTAACAGGCTATGAGTGCAGAAAATAACCCCAAAGTGCTTTCACCTTTCAAATagggcctgactgatactggagtTTTGgggctgatactgatattgcGGAGTGAAATAATTCCAATATCGATACATCTGCCGATAATCTTAtcaatacataaacacactttttttacAATGATCCCTTACATGTGATTATCAAACAcacatgatattttacagtttaaaataaatgttcttgtATAATATGATATCAGAACGGCACTGAAAcggtaaacttcactgggaattaaataaataactacaaataaaaataacgtattaaacttgaattaagaaaaaggattaaatagaCATAAAACCCTGCCTACATGCCtataaacttttttctttttttaaaaattggtgCATTTTGGATAACATGCGGATACCGATATTTCTGTGATATCGGCTGACTGaaatatcagtcaggctctattTTCAAACACACTCAATTTCTTTCCCCCCCTCTATTATACCAACTTTATATACATACTTGCATTCATATGTGTTTGGGTAGAAGGGATGCTCGTGAGGTTCTTGGGCGTCCCACGGCTGGCAGGGGATACCTGATGTTGTCTCATTGACTTTACCGCGGTAATCCTCCCCGCGGCCACGGAAACAGTTGGTGGTGAAGCTGGAGCGCTGACGTTTCTCCACACGCACCTCAGctgaagggaaggaggaagctGAATGTGGGTGATGTGGGTCTGCTGAGACAGGACACCAATTAAGGCGATAATTGGATTTTGTTgctggttttgagtgaaattaaagttgaaaaaaattattattaaaaaaaatcagtacatTCATGTGATGACACAGAATGGCTGAAACTTACACTACAGCAAAGGAAATTATTCAATGAACGTGAACAAACAATCTTCTTTTCAAATCTATAATTTTGCACAAATAACTGTGATATGAACATGATGGTTTGCTTAAatttaaaaccaagaaaaataAACTATCTGTGCTCCTATAAGTCTGACATTGATAAGATTAAACTGTGCATTTTATATACTTGTTTAAATTCCTCAAATGTGAGTAGTAATACAAAGTAatacaaataacaataatagctgttaaataaatatataataatatatataatacatcaAAATGATTTCCTCTTGACGCTCATAAGTGAGCATTCTTCCCATATTtctttctgattttttttaaaaacattttttatgtctgattgataaatatataaaaagttctttccctccttcccatacagcaaaataaaaatgtcacatttcatatttttatctttttgttgATCTACACAATGATAATGAAAATTGATTTGgagcaatgttgttttttagtgaATGCCAGCTACACCACAGGATGGCACTATCTTATAGATTTTCAGTGATCTCTGCTCTTTTTACACAGCTTGCACAACTCATGTTAAAATTTGGGAGAAAACACGGATGGCCTGATTCAATTTATTTTGATCTGAATGTTCTGAAGCTTAATGTTCAGGATTTAACTCTGTATGGACTTTACTCAGAATTAAATATTGGGGTCTTAACCCCAGAGGAAAAGAGTTAGAACttcaacatttacaaaaaaaaaacaacgtatttaacatatttacttgttgtttttgtattacaTAATCTGCATTACATAATCTGCATTACAAACAAGTACAACAAGGAAATTGAATTCCATCAAacctttacatttttactttatgtatatttgtaaaataatcCAACTACTTTGACAAATACTAACAGCAATAAAACTAAAGATGAACCACACTGAACATTAACTGAAACTAAATGAAAATTGAACTAAAGtgtacaaagaaaaaataaaataattaaaaacattttaattaacctTTAATTAACCTGAAACCTGAGAAAGAATGCAGGGCTTGAATCACAGACAACCATCTGCACATTTACTCCTTAATCAAAGAGAATCATTGGggtaattgtaacattttaggAAGTAATTTGCACAGACACCAAAAAGGTTTTTGATTCTTGTAAATTTAATTACAGCCAGTTAATGAGATTCCCCTCTACTACTGTGACTCCTAATATCACAGAAACTGACTCCATTTAGCTTGTGTTACCTCTATCGTGCCTGAGGGAAcaaacccccaaaacaaaatAAGAGAAACAAGCAAGATCTAATTTATCCTATGATACAAAACATCAGTTATTACATATTATCAATATTTCTAATAGTGTGTCTATGACAGAAGTAACATCTTACTGCATTTGCTGATAtcgcatctctctctctccacctccggGTCTGTGGTGTAACACCAGGGCACTGGAGAGGCATCAGGGTTACGGCAGTAGTTATCATCTAAACTCTTATCAGGATACCTGAGAAAACACATGTCGGACATTTTAATTCCCACAATTACAAAACAAAGGACTTAAAGCTTGCAGATCCCATCTGATACTGATTAAACACGCGAACAAAACAATTGTAAAGTTATACTCTTGTCAGTTCACGTTATCTATCAGTTTGGCTAACAACATGTGAGATAGTGCAGTGATGACCGTGTGAGTACTTTTCAGGCTGGTAGATGTGTTGGTGAGGGTACTGCTGGTCCCATCTCTGACACTCTCTGCCAGTCACAGTGTGGTCAACCTGGCCTCTGTACTCCTCGCCGTTACATGTGATACATACCTCtgcaaacaaaaccacaaacacagtttcaaagtgagagaaatgaaaagtgagaagaagaaaatcaagCATACTGTTGCACTTCATTTTACAGGATCAGGACATTTTTCCTAGAAAGAAACTGATTGGtaactgtagttttttttattaaggtTGTCGGATACGACATTTCAATGTGGTAtgattaaaaggaaaatgttcaGTTGGTTCACTTGTTAATAACAACCATCTTTTACCAAAGTATCCTCAAGTCCATtaacatgtaaatatgttaagtttgtgtttctgtgtaaatgtaaattaaaggaaatatatataattcaaCATGGACAATAAAGTCTTCAAACACTAAATGAATcctgtttctgttctttttattttttactaatgATTAAGATTGAAGGAGTTCTTGTAAAGGAATTCCTCCGAAAgtcaacacattttctctgtttcctaTAATTAGCTTCAAATAACACAATTCTTGCTGAGACATTACAAGACCTGTGGAATAAAATGTTACCCATCCATCACACATGTATGTAATTCTCATACAGAATGGAAATGTGTACCGTCTTTGCACTGGGGAATGTTGCAGCTTTCGTAGCGTCGCTCTGGGTCGGTGGTGTAGCACCACGGGCCGATCCGGTCCCCATCTGGATTCCTGCAGTAGTTTAACTCCAGGCCATTAGTTGCTGTGGGAGTCCACCTGAGACACATAGAGAGTTTTACACTGAGTGACGAACTGTTGCGGATCTCATACAGTTCAGTCAGGGTGCTTTTGAGTGCTTTTTGGATTTAAAAGGAAACAATGAAGTTAAACTGCACACATCCATAACACAACTACAGTAACATAACACATGATGAACATAATGTTTAGTGTATTAGTAATAAAAGAATCTACCTGACCTGTAAAGAAAAGCAAGTTCCGAACATCTCAGGtacattaaatgaaatattaaatgttaagtCAATATTCATCACTTGACCCCAAATCATTTAGTGACTGTGATTAATATGACAACCTCATATCTACTCAACCAGCTTCATGAGGTCGTCACCTTGTGGCTTTTCCAACAGTCTTGAAGGATTCCCACATATGCTGAGAAAACTGTGGTctgctttttccccccaaacaATATCAAGTGGGATAAGATCAAATGATTTTGGAGGCCAGATCATGTGACTCCTTTTTAGTCAAATAGTTCTTACAGAGCCTGGaagtgtgttttgggtcattgtcctgttgaaaaacaaatgatgatgatgacaacatCGAATGATGTTCCCACTAAGCACAAATCAGAAGAGAAGGCGTGTCGCTGCAGAGAGTTGTGGTAGACATGCTGGTTAAGTGTACCTTGAATTCTGAATAAATCATCAACAATATCACCCAGCAGAGCCCCCTTCACTCCATCACACCTCTTCCTCCGTTCTTTCCAATCCGTTcacctcctctgtctctcacaaAGACACAGCAGCTGGAACCAAAAATCTCAAATTTGGACTCATCAGACTAAAGTTCAGATTTCCACTGGTGGTCTAATGTCcattctttgtgttttgtggtccaAGTAATTCTCTTCttctaaaaataaagaaaaaccctTGAATGAGTAGGTGTgcccaaacctttgactggtgctgtatgtGGTTTGAGAAATGGTGTGGTAGACCTGCACATCCAAATAATAAAATCTGTATCACTTTGTGATAGTCTATTCACAGTTTTATTTCACAGCCAGTCTGCTGAAACAATGACTTGAGACTTTCTGATTGCACCGAAACACTAAAACATCCACATGCAGCGATTCATCAGAGGAACTGTCTCACCTGTGATCATGAGGAAACTTGGACCACCACTGCTGGCAGGTGAGTCCGCTCTTTGTGGTGAAGACTTTCCCTCGGTAGTCCTCCCCTTTACCCACGATGCACTTTCTTACATAGACTGCATAATGAAAAGCGACCAATCAAACACCTCATGTCAATCTCTGAAACGTCACATGATGTGAACACATGCAAGCCTTACCTTTCTTCTCATAAAGGTCACAGTTAACGTTTCTCTTCACCTCTGCGTTGTTGCCATCACCCACCCAGGGCAGATGTTTACAGGTGACAGTCGGACGTGTCTCATAGTTGAATGCTCTGGTGTTGAGTGATATTTTCATGTCAGagatttaatacatttaattctTTATTAGTATAGCACCTTCCTACAAGAAAATGTagctcaatgtgctttacaacaaaacaaacaaaataaattatatgcAGCAAGCACTGCAGAcaaaaaattaacataaaatgaacacaacatgtaaaagtaagtaaataaaaactcaTATTAGTGAAAGTGAAATTACAATATATGGAATGCTTCAGCCATAAACATAACAATGATTTAAGTATATCAATAAAGGTTTTGTAAGTTATGACTTCATTAATGTC
It encodes:
- the mst1 gene encoding hepatocyte growth factor-like protein isoform X2, which encodes MKLLLLSCLLLTAGLVAGYRSALNDFQRSEGRELVPTPWNSARVQMLPGLNLEDCATRCSQSLDCRAFNYETRPTVTCKHLPWVGDGNNAEVKRNVNCDLYEKKVYVRKCIVGKGEDYRGKVFTTKSGLTCQQWWSKFPHDHRWTPTATNGLELNYCRNPDGDRIGPWCYTTDPERRYESCNIPQCKDEVCITCNGEEYRGQVDHTVTGRECQRWDQQYPHQHIYQPEKYPDKSLDDNYCRNPDASPVPWCYTTDPEVERERCDISKCNPHHPHSASSFPSAEVRVEKRQRSSFTTNCFRGRGEDYRGKVNETTSGIPCQPWDAQEPHEHPFYPNTYECKGLEENYCRNPDGSEAPWCFTSVPEMRTALCLQIKRCADDIEAEDCYHENGRNYRGMVRKTRKGITCQKWNVNTPHRTRINQRTHPEANLTENYCRNPDGDQHGPWCYTTDPKTEFDYCAIKQCAGEKVSMTEPEEKVEFSECGKRDDRAQRSRLRIVNGVPGNSPWTVSLRDRKGNHFCGGSLVNPRWVISTKQCFSSCYVDLPGYSAMMGTLFRDPQEGDPDVQTIPLTKIVCGPSESQLVMLQLEYPAQFNERVSQICLPPERYIVTEGTPCEIAGWGETRGTGDETVLNVAEIPVLSNKECNKYFRGRVRENEMCTSSFQGGVGACERDYGGPLACQNRDCWVLEGVIIPMRRCGHAGQPNIFIRVSVYVDWIKKVMEMA
- the mst1 gene encoding hepatocyte growth factor-like protein isoform X1, translated to MKLLLLSCLLLTAGLVAGYRSALNDFQRSEGRELVPTPWNSARVQMLPGLNLEDCATRCSQSLDCRAFNYETRPTVTCKHLPWVGDGNNAEVKRNVNCDLYEKKVYVRKCIVGKGEDYRGKVFTTKSGLTCQQWWSKFPHDHRWTPTATNGLELNYCRNPDGDRIGPWCYTTDPERRYESCNIPQCKDEVCITCNGEEYRGQVDHTVTGRECQRWDQQYPHQHIYQPEKYPDKSLDDNYCRNPDASPVPWCYTTDPEVERERCDISKCTDPHHPHSASSFPSAEVRVEKRQRSSFTTNCFRGRGEDYRGKVNETTSGIPCQPWDAQEPHEHPFYPNTYECKGLEENYCRNPDGSEAPWCFTSVPEMRTALCLQIKRCADDIEAEDCYHENGRNYRGMVRKTRKGITCQKWNVNTPHRTRINQRTHPEANLTENYCRNPDGDQHGPWCYTTDPKTEFDYCAIKQCAGEKVSMTEPEEKVEFSECGKRDDRAQRSRLRIVNGVPGNSPWTVSLRDRKGNHFCGGSLVNPRWVISTKQCFSSCYVDLPGYSAMMGTLFRDPQEGDPDVQTIPLTKIVCGPSESQLVMLQLEYPAQFNERVSQICLPPERYIVTEGTPCEIAGWGETRGTGDETVLNVAEIPVLSNKECNKYFRGRVRENEMCTSSFQGGVGACERDYGGPLACQNRDCWVLEGVIIPMRRCGHAGQPNIFIRVSVYVDWIKKVMEMA
- the mst1 gene encoding hepatocyte growth factor-like protein isoform X3 codes for the protein MKLLLLSCLLLTAGLVAGYRSALNDFQRSEGRELVPTPWNSARVQMLPGLNLEDCATRCSQSLDCRAFNYETRPTVTCKHLPWVGDGNNAEVKRNVNCDLYEKKVYVRKCIVGKGEDYRGKVFTTKSGLTCQQWWSKFPHDHRWTPTATNGLELNYCRNPDGDRIGPWCYTTDPERRYESCNIPQCKDEVCITCNGEEYRGQVDHTVTGRECQRWDQQYPHQHIYQPEKYPDKSLDDNYCRNPDASPVPWCYTTDPEVERERCDISKCTEVRVEKRQRSSFTTNCFRGRGEDYRGKVNETTSGIPCQPWDAQEPHEHPFYPNTYECKGLEENYCRNPDGSEAPWCFTSVPEMRTALCLQIKRCADDIEAEDCYHENGRNYRGMVRKTRKGITCQKWNVNTPHRTRINQRTHPEANLTENYCRNPDGDQHGPWCYTTDPKTEFDYCAIKQCAGEKVSMTEPEEKVEFSECGKRDDRAQRSRLRIVNGVPGNSPWTVSLRDRKGNHFCGGSLVNPRWVISTKQCFSSCYVDLPGYSAMMGTLFRDPQEGDPDVQTIPLTKIVCGPSESQLVMLQLEYPAQFNERVSQICLPPERYIVTEGTPCEIAGWGETRGTGDETVLNVAEIPVLSNKECNKYFRGRVRENEMCTSSFQGGVGACERDYGGPLACQNRDCWVLEGVIIPMRRCGHAGQPNIFIRVSVYVDWIKKVMEMA